The following coding sequences are from one Methanosarcina sp. WWM596 window:
- the pyrF gene encoding orotidine-5'-phosphate decarboxylase: protein MEKNTCMILALDVTDRDEALKIAEDVWEFVDAIKVGYPLILTTGLGIIRELAEFAPVIADFKVADIPNTNRLICDQVFEAGADAVIVQGFTGRDSLDACIEIASEYRKDVFVVSEMSHPGGAEFLQPAAESIAKMALEAGAFGLVAPATRPERVRKIRRIIGDKLTIISPGVGAQGGKASDVIAAGTDWVIVGRSIYKAESPKEAAREIAEEIQAELRGEY, encoded by the coding sequence ATGGAAAAGAATACCTGTATGATCCTTGCCCTGGACGTAACCGACAGGGACGAAGCGCTGAAGATTGCAGAAGACGTCTGGGAATTCGTGGACGCAATAAAGGTAGGCTACCCTCTCATACTTACCACTGGGCTTGGGATCATCAGGGAACTTGCCGAGTTCGCCCCGGTAATAGCCGATTTCAAGGTTGCCGATATTCCCAACACCAACCGCCTTATCTGCGATCAGGTCTTTGAAGCCGGAGCTGATGCGGTCATCGTTCAGGGCTTTACAGGCAGAGACAGCCTTGATGCCTGCATTGAAATTGCTTCCGAATACAGAAAGGACGTCTTCGTTGTAAGCGAAATGAGCCACCCTGGGGGAGCCGAGTTCCTGCAGCCAGCCGCAGAATCAATTGCAAAGATGGCCCTTGAAGCGGGAGCTTTCGGGCTTGTCGCCCCGGCCACCCGTCCCGAAAGAGTGAGGAAAATCAGGAGGATCATCGGGGACAAACTCACCATTATATCTCCCGGAGTAGGTGCCCAGGGAGGAAAAGCCTCGGACGTGATTGCTGCAGGGACAGACTGGGTAATCGTGGGAAGGAGCATCTACAAAGCAGAGTCTCCTAAAGAAGCTGCACGTGAGATTGCTGAGGAAATTCAGGCTGAGCTCAGAGGAGAGTACTGA
- a CDS encoding deoxyhypusine synthase, translated as MDFEASAKNLTTPVKGAKIVSNMTVDELVREYAGCAFGAGRLAKAVDIYYEMLASEKTTKFFGLAGAMTPAGMRNIIADLIRDGYIDVLVTTGANMVHDTVEALGLHHYKGSDCTNDIQLRHECIDRIYDVYLPDQHFTDLEEFLQGVYAGLPQEKLSIRQVLTEIGKNLDDDSSILKTAAEMGVPVYCPALQDSVIGLQAWLYKEGNPLHVDAFADMHEFMEICFETESAGAMLLGGGVPKNYILQSMLVTPRSFDYAIQLTMDHPETGGLSGATLDEAQSWGKVGENAKSVTVYADSTITLPLIVSAVRTRLSKR; from the coding sequence ATGGACTTTGAAGCTTCTGCTAAAAATCTTACAACTCCGGTCAAAGGCGCAAAGATAGTTTCGAATATGACCGTAGATGAACTTGTGAGGGAGTACGCCGGTTGTGCCTTTGGAGCAGGTAGGCTGGCTAAAGCCGTGGACATCTATTATGAGATGCTGGCTTCAGAAAAAACTACGAAGTTTTTCGGGCTTGCAGGGGCGATGACACCTGCAGGCATGAGGAATATTATTGCAGACCTGATCCGCGACGGGTATATCGATGTACTTGTTACAACCGGAGCCAATATGGTTCATGACACGGTTGAGGCTCTTGGCCTTCATCATTATAAAGGCTCAGACTGCACAAACGATATCCAGCTCAGGCACGAATGTATTGACAGGATCTATGATGTTTACCTCCCTGACCAGCACTTTACTGACCTTGAAGAGTTCCTACAGGGCGTTTATGCAGGGCTTCCACAGGAAAAACTCTCTATCAGGCAGGTCCTTACCGAGATCGGGAAGAATCTTGACGATGACTCCTCCATTCTCAAGACCGCAGCCGAAATGGGTGTGCCGGTCTACTGCCCTGCACTTCAGGACTCAGTAATAGGGCTTCAGGCCTGGCTCTATAAGGAAGGAAACCCTCTTCATGTGGATGCTTTTGCGGATATGCACGAGTTCATGGAAATCTGCTTTGAGACTGAAAGTGCAGGCGCTATGCTGCTTGGAGGTGGGGTCCCCAAAAACTACATCCTGCAGTCCATGCTTGTAACTCCCAGGTCCTTTGATTACGCAATCCAGCTAACAATGGACCACCCGGAAACAGGGGGTTTGAGTGGGGCAACTCTTGACGAAGCCCAGTCCTGGGGAAAGGTCGGGGAAAATGCAAAATCAGTAACCGTGTATGCAGATTCAACAATCACTCTCCCGCTCATAGTTTCCGCTGTGCGGACGCGCCTTTCAAAGAGATGA
- a CDS encoding ATP-binding cassette domain-containing protein, with the protein MQDEIIRYENAGISFGSKKILSNFTLCIPKGKKILMKGKSGTGKSTLFKILLGFKTLSEGSVYYRGKSLNPQVAWQVRKEVAYVSQDTDLGEGPVKDLLEEVRSYRPNREKIAPEKLQILMRELELEKDILEKDFETLSGGEKQRIGILIALLLEREIFLLDEVTSALDAGLKKKVADQFLKHNNWTLFVISHDTEWERDGIEIVTIGNSKSD; encoded by the coding sequence ATGCAGGATGAGATTATAAGGTACGAAAACGCTGGTATATCTTTCGGAAGCAAAAAAATACTTTCTAATTTTACTCTTTGCATTCCGAAAGGGAAAAAAATCCTTATGAAAGGAAAATCAGGAACTGGCAAATCAACTCTGTTCAAAATACTCCTGGGATTTAAAACACTTTCAGAAGGTTCAGTTTATTACAGGGGAAAGTCTCTAAACCCTCAGGTAGCCTGGCAGGTCAGAAAAGAGGTAGCTTATGTTTCTCAGGATACAGACCTGGGGGAAGGACCTGTAAAGGACCTGCTTGAGGAAGTTCGTTCTTACAGGCCTAACAGGGAAAAAATAGCCCCTGAAAAACTCCAGATTCTAATGAGAGAACTTGAACTGGAAAAAGACATCCTTGAAAAAGATTTTGAAACCCTTTCCGGAGGAGAAAAGCAGAGGATAGGAATCCTCATAGCCCTGCTACTTGAAAGAGAGATTTTCCTGCTTGATGAGGTAACCTCGGCTCTCGATGCCGGGCTTAAAAAAAAGGTTGCTGATCAATTCCTTAAACACAACAACTGGACTCTCTTTGTAATTTCGCATGACACCGAATGGGAAAGGGATGGAATTGAGATTGTGACCATAGGAAACAGTAAATCTGATTGA
- a CDS encoding ABC transporter permease, which yields MASPDISIPSLIFCFLLLVIPLAISYRIKLYISRKTIYSVARMTVQLVMAGVFLTYVFKLNNGALNLAWVMGMITIASYTSIRNVELKMNKLLLPVILSFTAANLSVLLYFNEFVLDLGNLLEARYLIPIGGMILGNSLRGNIVGMGEFYEDIRRNENRYLYSLSLGASRYEALIPYIRKCLRSALRPTLANIATAGVVFLPGMMTGQILGGTSPILAIKYQISIMVALYVATSMSTTFSILSTIQTTFDEYGLVKKEIYREKK from the coding sequence ATGGCAAGCCCCGATATATCGATACCTTCCCTGATATTCTGTTTTCTGCTGCTTGTGATTCCTCTGGCAATCAGTTACAGAATTAAGCTCTACATCTCCCGAAAAACCATATATTCAGTTGCTCGCATGACAGTCCAGCTGGTAATGGCAGGCGTGTTTTTGACCTATGTTTTCAAGCTGAATAATGGAGCTTTGAACCTGGCATGGGTTATGGGAATGATTACAATTGCAAGCTACACATCCATACGTAATGTCGAACTCAAAATGAATAAACTGCTTTTGCCGGTCATACTTTCCTTTACGGCAGCAAATTTAAGCGTGCTGCTTTACTTCAACGAATTCGTGCTTGACCTTGGAAACTTGCTGGAAGCCCGCTACCTGATCCCCATAGGAGGCATGATTCTTGGGAACTCTCTCAGGGGCAACATTGTGGGCATGGGAGAATTTTACGAAGATATCCGCAGAAACGAAAACAGATACCTTTACAGCCTTTCTCTTGGGGCAAGCAGGTATGAAGCCCTCATACCCTATATCCGGAAATGTCTTCGCTCTGCACTCAGGCCTACCCTTGCCAATATCGCAACTGCAGGAGTTGTCTTCCTTCCCGGAATGATGACAGGGCAGATCCTTGGAGGAACAAGCCCTATCCTTGCAATCAAGTACCAGATTTCAATCATGGTTGCTCTTTATGTGGCTACATCCATGAGCACTACCTTTAGCATCCTCAGCACTATCCAGACCACCTTTGACGAATACGGGCTGGTAAAAAAAGAAATATACAGGGAAAAAAAGTGA
- a CDS encoding co-chaperone YbbN has protein sequence MDESYMLEIEDATWGQQVEGSEKPVIVMFYSPVCPYCKAMEPHFAEYAKEYRASAVFVRLNVTTNPWTAERYGVQGTPTFKFFCHGKPVWEQVGQIYPSILKNAIRDMIQHGEECIRKTTPIGQDITGYA, from the coding sequence TTGGACGAAAGTTATATGCTTGAAATTGAGGATGCGACCTGGGGACAACAGGTGGAAGGTTCTGAGAAACCTGTTATTGTAATGTTTTACAGCCCTGTCTGCCCGTATTGTAAAGCTATGGAACCACATTTTGCGGAGTATGCAAAAGAATACAGGGCTTCGGCAGTTTTTGTCAGGCTAAATGTGACAACAAATCCCTGGACTGCAGAAAGATACGGGGTCCAGGGCACGCCTACATTCAAGTTTTTCTGCCATGGAAAACCGGTGTGGGAACAGGTAGGCCAGATTTATCCTTCCATACTGAAGAACGCGATCAGGGATATGATACAGCATGGTGAGGAATGCATAAGAAAAACCACTCCAATAGGGCAGGACATTACAGGATATGCATAA
- a CDS encoding RNA ligase partner protein, with the protein MLKQRFVLDTTALTDLQTREVMGYTSLCEGMKAILDLIADARLQFGISCYVPYPSVYKEMYEFASRNGCDREVIAKIDTWLVKKAPDRYRVDVTSQIFHEYVSYMRERINRGMGVAEDAIWEAASECLFMENPQNKKKEYKEEVEREVIGGIIGKFRNKYRAALRYGILDSAPDIDVLILAKELDAAVVASDYGIEKWAEQLGVRFVPANTFPMMIKEYLRHSPEGDKEKEDGNKKKMGYSEEA; encoded by the coding sequence ATGCTTAAGCAGAGATTCGTGCTGGATACTACAGCACTAACGGATCTGCAGACCCGGGAGGTTATGGGATATACATCCCTTTGTGAGGGGATGAAAGCAATACTTGACCTTATAGCCGATGCTCGCCTGCAGTTTGGTATCAGTTGTTATGTTCCCTATCCATCAGTGTACAAGGAAATGTACGAATTTGCAAGCCGTAACGGCTGTGACAGGGAGGTTATAGCAAAGATAGATACCTGGCTTGTGAAAAAAGCTCCTGACCGCTATAGAGTTGATGTAACCTCGCAGATCTTCCACGAATACGTATCCTACATGAGGGAAAGGATTAATCGGGGAATGGGGGTTGCAGAAGATGCAATATGGGAGGCGGCAAGTGAATGCCTTTTCATGGAAAATCCGCAAAACAAGAAAAAAGAATATAAGGAAGAGGTTGAAAGAGAAGTTATTGGTGGGATAATCGGCAAATTCAGGAATAAGTACAGGGCAGCTCTCAGGTATGGTATCCTTGACAGTGCGCCTGATATTGATGTCTTGATCCTTGCCAAAGAACTTGATGCGGCTGTCGTTGCAAGCGACTACGGAATAGAAAAATGGGCAGAGCAGCTTGGAGTTCGCTTCGTGCCTGCAAACACTTTCCCGATGATGATCAAAGAGTATCTGAGGCATTCTCCGGAAGGAGATAAAGAAAAGGAGGACGGGAATAAAAAGAAAATGGGTTATTCAGAGGAAGCATAA
- a CDS encoding methionine adenosyltransferase encodes MRNIVIEELKASEVYRQKVEVVERKGLGHPDYICDAIMEQISVNLSQKYLETFGTILHHNIDKGMLVAGQVDGKFRGGRVVSPMRLIIGDRATFEYEGVEIDVSGLAVSTAKDWFSEKLRFVDPENLIYQVELKRGSAELTDIFSRGGKVLGANDTSAAVGYAPLSPTERLVLETERYLNSKGFKKECPESGEDIKVMGLRHKEDIHLTVAAPLVDRFVESEDDYFRKKMELHGRIEEFAAGFAEYERAEFEAGICAKPTASLNTLDIPGRGMEGIYTTVTGTSAEDADCGEVGRGNRVNGIIPLNRPVSSEAAAGKNPVSHIGKIYNLLSHRIAAEIYNQVSDVSEVYVWLLSEIGTPIDQPQIATAQLVMKKGAAGDVEKEAAEIIEKELENIHSFSMELVAGKRAIC; translated from the coding sequence TTGAGAAATATTGTAATAGAAGAGTTGAAAGCTTCGGAAGTTTACCGCCAGAAGGTAGAGGTTGTTGAAAGAAAAGGGCTTGGGCATCCGGATTATATCTGTGATGCCATCATGGAACAGATTTCCGTAAATCTCAGCCAGAAATACCTTGAAACCTTCGGGACCATCCTGCACCATAACATAGACAAGGGCATGCTTGTTGCAGGGCAGGTGGATGGAAAATTCAGAGGGGGGAGGGTTGTAAGCCCTATGCGTCTGATCATAGGGGATAGGGCAACCTTCGAATACGAGGGAGTTGAGATAGATGTTTCCGGGCTTGCAGTCAGTACAGCAAAAGACTGGTTCTCAGAGAAACTCCGTTTTGTAGACCCTGAAAACCTCATTTACCAGGTGGAACTCAAAAGGGGCTCGGCAGAACTTACGGATATCTTCAGCAGGGGGGGAAAGGTCCTCGGGGCAAACGATACGTCCGCAGCAGTCGGATATGCGCCTCTGAGCCCTACCGAAAGGCTGGTACTCGAGACCGAGCGCTATCTTAACTCAAAGGGGTTTAAAAAAGAATGTCCGGAGTCTGGAGAAGATATAAAAGTAATGGGCCTCAGGCATAAAGAAGACATCCATCTTACGGTTGCTGCACCTCTTGTGGACAGGTTTGTTGAATCCGAAGATGACTACTTCAGAAAAAAGATGGAACTGCATGGCCGGATCGAAGAGTTTGCTGCCGGGTTTGCAGAATATGAGAGGGCTGAGTTTGAAGCTGGCATTTGTGCAAAACCTACTGCTTCCCTTAACACCCTCGATATACCGGGAAGGGGGATGGAAGGAATTTACACAACGGTTACCGGCACATCCGCAGAGGACGCCGACTGCGGAGAGGTGGGGCGCGGAAACCGCGTAAATGGGATAATCCCCTTAAACAGGCCGGTCAGCAGTGAAGCTGCAGCAGGGAAAAACCCTGTAAGCCATATAGGAAAAATCTACAATCTCCTTTCCCACCGAATCGCAGCAGAGATTTATAATCAGGTCTCCGATGTCTCCGAGGTGTATGTCTGGCTCCTGAGCGAAATCGGAACTCCTATTGACCAGCCTCAGATTGCAACTGCTCAACTGGTCATGAAAAAAGGCGCAGCAGGAGATGTAGAAAAAGAGGCGGCAGAAATTATTGAAAAAGAACTTGAAAATATCCATTCCTTCTCTATGGAACTTGTAGCAGGAAAGAGAGCTATCTGCTAA
- a CDS encoding geranylgeranylglycerol-phosphate geranylgeranyltransferase has protein sequence MSAGIRTYLELMRYGNCLMAGFAAVIGTFIAFNILTSGSLSSNYVGPFPYLDAVLVLLVVFLVSGAGNAINDYFDIRIDSINRPERPIPSGRVQAEEALYFSYLLFALGTLLAFSINSACGLIAFFNSLLLILYAKTLKGTPFLGNLSIGYLTGSVFLFGASIFGFGGIKALFVLFLLAALAITAREIVKDIEDMEGDRMEGADTLPLRIGAKKAGNLSVLIGLLAVLLSPLPYLLSILDLSYLYIVFLADLGFLAAIHQLLARNNPTKSSKMFKIAMFFALIAFLVGGLNFT, from the coding sequence ATGTCTGCCGGAATACGCACATATCTGGAACTTATGAGGTACGGGAACTGCCTGATGGCAGGTTTTGCAGCTGTAATAGGAACTTTTATAGCCTTTAATATCCTTACTTCCGGTTCTTTAAGTTCAAATTATGTGGGTCCTTTTCCTTATCTTGATGCAGTTCTCGTGTTACTGGTAGTATTCCTTGTTTCAGGTGCAGGAAACGCTATCAATGACTATTTTGACATCAGGATAGATTCTATCAACCGTCCGGAAAGGCCCATCCCATCCGGGAGGGTACAGGCAGAAGAAGCCCTTTACTTTTCATACCTTCTGTTTGCCCTCGGTACTCTGTTGGCTTTCTCTATAAATTCAGCCTGTGGGTTAATTGCCTTTTTTAACTCCCTGCTGTTGATCCTGTATGCAAAAACCCTTAAAGGTACGCCCTTTTTAGGAAACCTGAGCATAGGCTACCTTACTGGCTCTGTTTTTTTGTTTGGAGCTTCAATTTTTGGGTTTGGAGGAATAAAGGCCCTTTTCGTTCTTTTCCTGCTTGCAGCTCTTGCCATTACAGCCCGGGAAATCGTAAAAGATATTGAGGATATGGAAGGGGACAGGATGGAAGGGGCAGATACTCTTCCTCTGAGAATCGGGGCAAAAAAAGCAGGAAATCTTTCAGTTCTTATAGGGCTCCTTGCCGTACTTTTAAGTCCTCTTCCATACCTTCTGTCCATCCTTGATCTGAGTTATCTTTACATCGTCTTTCTGGCAGACCTGGGATTTCTTGCAGCAATTCACCAGCTCCTTGCACGGAATAACCCGACAAAGTCCTCTAAGATGTTCAAAATAGCCATGTTTTTTGCCCTGATAGCTTTCCTCGTAGGGGGTCTAAACTTTACATAA
- a CDS encoding PGF-pre-PGF domain-containing protein, translated as MKTGFLNSLVYVLLVMLIIPGMAPGMASAAYEIGGYHGSSDTGDSSTGDTNTGAGDSGSDDNSGSDDNSGSDGDSGSDDNSGSDDDSGSDDDSGSDDNSGSDDNSGSDDDSGSDDNSGSDDDSGSDDNSGSDDNSGSDDNSGSDDNSGSDGDSGSDDNSGSDDNSGSDDNSGSDDNSGSDDNSGSDDNSGSDDNSGSDDDSGSDDNSGSDDDSGSDDNSGSDDNSGSDDNSGSDDNSGSDDNSGSDDNSGSDDNSGSDDDSGSDDNSGSDDNSGSDDNSGSDDNSGSDDNSGSDDNSGSDDNSGSDDNSGSDDNSGSDDNSGSDDNSGSDDNSGSDDDSGSDDNSGSDDNSGSDDNSGSDDNSGSDDDSGSDDNSGSDGDSTSTETPDPTPTDTPDSEDSGSSSSSSSSSSSGSSNIGSGVSAEPASNIEIKELVTRNVMSDYHIKYEFPKNVTCITYIEYDAERTFRRTTTIAEVLKGKSTLVPKLPSGKIYKHVNIWVGNQGAGLPTSLKNGSVGFKVEKEWIEDNNVNESLITLQWYNKGWKPLSTEKVSEDENYVYFKAKTSGYSSFAITEYQEGKIQQTLRSLESGGKSLLNGSAGQNGIVKKPMEMAKIFILIALPLFALIVGYGVLKKKI; from the coding sequence ATGAAAACTGGTTTTTTAAATTCTTTAGTTTATGTACTATTAGTAATGCTAATAATTCCCGGAATGGCTCCCGGAATGGCATCTGCTGCATATGAAATAGGCGGATACCACGGAAGTTCGGACACCGGAGACTCGAGTACTGGAGACACAAATACTGGAGCTGGTGATTCAGGATCCGATGACAATTCAGGATCCGATGACAATTCAGGATCTGATGGTGATTCAGGATCCGATGATAATTCAGGATCCGATGATGATTCAGGATCCGATGATGATTCAGGATCCGATGATAATTCAGGATCCGATGATAATTCAGGATCCGATGATGATTCAGGATCCGATGATAATTCAGGATCCGATGATGATTCAGGATCCGATGATAATTCAGGATCCGATGACAATTCAGGATCTGATGATAATTCAGGATCCGATGATAATTCAGGATCTGATGGTGATTCAGGATCTGATGACAATTCAGGATCTGATGATAATTCAGGATCCGATGATAATTCAGGATCCGATGATAATTCAGGATCCGATGATAATTCAGGATCTGATGATAATTCAGGATCTGATGATAATTCAGGATCCGATGATGATTCAGGATCCGATGACAATTCAGGATCCGATGATGATTCAGGATCCGATGATAATTCAGGATCCGATGATAATTCAGGATCTGATGATAATTCAGGATCTGATGACAATTCAGGATCCGATGATAATTCAGGATCCGATGATAATTCAGGATCTGATGATAATTCAGGATCCGATGATGATTCAGGATCTGATGATAATTCAGGATCCGATGACAATTCAGGATCTGATGATAATTCAGGATCTGATGATAATTCAGGATCCGATGATAATTCAGGATCTGATGACAATTCAGGATCCGATGATAATTCAGGATCTGATGACAATTCAGGATCCGATGATAATTCAGGATCTGATGACAATTCAGGATCCGATGATAATTCAGGATCTGATGACAATTCAGGATCCGATGATGATTCAGGATCCGATGACAATTCAGGATCCGATGATAATTCAGGATCTGATGACAATTCAGGATCTGATGACAATTCAGGATCTGATGATGATTCAGGATCTGATGATAATTCAGGATCCGATGGTGATTCAACATCAACAGAAACTCCAGATCCAACACCAACAGATACCCCAGACAGCGAAGACAGTGGGAGTTCTAGTTCCAGTTCCAGTTCTTCTAGTTCCGGTTCCAGCAACATAGGAAGTGGAGTTTCCGCAGAGCCAGCTAGTAATATAGAAATCAAGGAGCTTGTTACCAGAAACGTGATGAGTGATTATCATATTAAATATGAATTCCCGAAAAACGTTACATGCATAACATATATTGAATATGATGCGGAAAGGACATTCAGAAGGACAACAACAATTGCAGAAGTGCTTAAAGGCAAATCCACACTTGTCCCAAAACTTCCTTCTGGCAAAATCTATAAACATGTGAATATCTGGGTAGGAAATCAAGGAGCAGGGCTTCCTACTTCCCTTAAAAATGGATCAGTAGGATTCAAAGTTGAAAAAGAATGGATTGAAGATAATAATGTTAATGAATCACTGATAACCCTTCAATGGTATAACAAAGGCTGGAAACCTCTCTCCACGGAAAAAGTTAGTGAAGACGAGAATTACGTTTATTTTAAAGCAAAAACATCTGGTTATTCCTCCTTTGCTATAACAGAATATCAGGAAGGAAAAATACAGCAAACTCTGAGAAGCCTGGAAAGTGGGGGAAAGTCACTTCTGAATGGAAGTGCAGGACAAAATGGCATAGTCAAAAAGCCCATGGAAATGGCTAAAATATTTATTCTAATTGCTTTGCCCCTCTTTGCGCTTATTGTAGGATACGGCGTATTGAAGAAAAAGATCTAA
- the tnpA gene encoding IS200/IS605 family transposase: MKYETRNHSKFLLMHHVIFVCKYRKVILEPISEELKQIRIDISKESNFEILEMETDKDHIHFLIKSEPKVSVLSIVRKLKQEYTNRLWKTQKEYLKKYYWGENTLWSDGYFASTIGNVSKEAAEYYIRNQG; the protein is encoded by the coding sequence ATGAAGTATGAAACACGGAATCATAGCAAATTTTTGTTAATGCATCATGTTATTTTTGTTTGCAAATACCGAAAAGTCATACTTGAACCAATTAGCGAAGAACTCAAACAGATTAGGATTGACATTTCAAAAGAGTCTAACTTTGAAATCCTTGAAATGGAAACTGACAAAGACCATATTCATTTCTTGATCAAGAGTGAGCCGAAAGTTAGCGTTTTGTCAATTGTCAGAAAATTGAAACAAGAATATACTAACAGGTTATGGAAAACTCAAAAAGAATATCTGAAAAAGTATTATTGGGGTGAGAATACGTTATGGAGTGATGGTTATTTTGCGTCTACTATCGGAAATGTGAGTAAAGAGGCGGCAGAATATTACATACGGAATCAGGGTTGA
- the tnpB gene encoding IS200/IS605 family element RNA-guided endonuclease TnpB — MMQAFKFRLYPTTTQAIQLNQHIGSCRFVYNWALDQKIKTYEQTGESISRFDLNKLIPTLKASNEWLGEVNSQSLQGMTKQVESAFTRFFREKTGFPKFKSKKNPIQSFPVPQHYTVNFENNTIKLPKIEPIKAVLHRKFEGEPKTATVSRTCKGHYYISILVEDGKELPVKEAFTESTTVGIDVGIKDFAVLSTGEKVENPKYLKNSLKRLKVLQKRVSRKQKGSKNRAKAKRRLAVLHDKITNQRNDFQNKLSFRLVSENQAVALETLNVKDMVKNHHLAQAISDSAWSSFVTKLEYKAQWFGKTVLRIGQFEPSSKLCSVCGYHNKELQLKDREWICPDCKTKHDRDINAAINIKKFALIDQNLIGL; from the coding sequence ATGATGCAAGCGTTCAAATTTAGACTCTATCCTACAACTACACAAGCTATTCAATTGAATCAGCATATAGGTAGCTGTAGATTTGTCTATAATTGGGCACTTGACCAGAAAATTAAAACTTATGAGCAGACAGGGGAATCAATTTCCAGATTTGACTTAAACAAATTAATTCCTACTCTAAAAGCTTCTAATGAGTGGTTAGGAGAAGTTAACTCTCAATCATTACAGGGGATGACTAAGCAGGTTGAATCCGCTTTCACTAGATTCTTTAGAGAGAAAACAGGGTTTCCAAAGTTCAAATCAAAAAAGAATCCGATACAGTCTTTCCCTGTACCTCAACACTACACTGTAAACTTTGAAAATAATACTATCAAGCTTCCTAAAATAGAACCAATTAAAGCAGTTCTTCACAGGAAGTTTGAAGGAGAGCCTAAAACGGCTACGGTATCAAGGACATGTAAAGGACATTACTACATCAGTATCCTTGTTGAAGATGGAAAAGAACTTCCAGTAAAGGAAGCTTTCACAGAATCAACAACAGTAGGAATTGATGTAGGTATCAAAGACTTTGCTGTCCTTTCAACAGGAGAAAAGGTTGAGAATCCAAAGTACTTGAAAAACTCTCTTAAAAGGCTCAAAGTATTACAGAAAAGAGTCTCAAGGAAACAGAAAGGCTCTAAGAACAGGGCAAAAGCTAAACGAAGACTTGCTGTACTGCATGACAAAATAACAAATCAGAGAAATGACTTCCAGAACAAACTCTCTTTTAGACTTGTTAGCGAAAACCAAGCTGTAGCTCTGGAAACTTTAAATGTTAAAGACATGGTTAAGAATCATCACTTAGCACAGGCTATAAGTGATTCTGCGTGGAGTAGTTTTGTAACAAAGTTGGAATATAAGGCTCAATGGTTTGGAAAAACCGTCCTGAGAATAGGACAATTTGAACCCTCTTCTAAGCTATGTAGTGTGTGTGGATACCACAATAAAGAGCTTCAGCTAAAAGACAGAGAATGGATTTGTCCAGACTGTAAAACCAAACACGATAGAGACATTAATGCCGCTATCAATATCAAAAAATTCGCTCTCATAGATCAGAATCTAATTGGATTATGA